AGAGACGGAGATGGAGGCGGCGTCGGAGGCACTCATACGGCAGTGATGCCCCGGACGCGCCGTGCGACGAGGCGGGTCCTGCGGGCCGGGCCGCCCCGCCCCGCAGGCGGCAGGCGCGGCTCCGGAAGCGACCGCTCCCGACCCGCCGGGCCCCCGGCCGCACCCCCGTCGGCGGGCCACCGGCCGGAAAGCCGCGTGATCCGCCGGACAGTGCCTGCCGAGCCCGTCAGGCGGAGGGCTGCCGCAGGCGGTCCGCGGCGGTCCGCAGATCCGTCAGCCACCGGTGGTAGTTCCCGAACGTCTCGACGAAGTACTCCAGCTTGCCGATCCACTCCTCCTTGCTGTTCCCGTGCTTGCTGAGCACGGTCTGCAACGCCACCCGCGTGACACCGGAGAGGCGGACGGCCGAGTTGGTGAGTTCGTACAGCTGGGCGGCGTCCCCGGCGATGAGGATCCCGCCCGCGCCGGCGGCCACCTTCCCCTGGGCCTCGGTGACCGCGTTCTGCACGTCCTTCGGCGCCTTGCGCTTCTTGACCGCCTCACCCGCACCGGTGACGATGCCCAGGTGCTTGTGGGCCAGGCCCTTGTAGACCGCACCGGCCTGGCCGAACCTCCTGTCGCCGTCGGCCGGTTCCAGGTCGAGCGGACGGCCGGAGGTCCTGCCGATGCGCGCGTCGCTCATGTCGGTCGCGGACGCCAGGACCTCCTGGCCGAGGATCTCCCAGCCGTTCGGCCCGAAGCTCAGCATGTTCGTGACCTCGGGCAGCGTCCTGTCCGCCCCGGGGCCCATGTACTCCTCGTCGCCGAACCAGTCCATGGTGCCCTGGGCATGCTGGAACTCCAGCGCGTCCGCCATCCGGCTGCCGGGTGACTGGTAGTGCCAGGCCCGGAACATACCGGGCCCCTGGGAGCTCCCGGTGACGGCGAAGGCGCACCCGTTCATCGTGGCCGTGAAGACGAGCCCCGCGCCCGGAGCGTTCCCCGGCTCCCGCGGGATCTCCGTGTGGCCCACCTGCGTCTCGGGGTTGCTCGCGCCACCCGTGAGGTAGGGGACGTACGAGGAGTGGAGATAGCTGCTCCCGGGCTGGACGGGCGGCAGGTCCGGGTGCCCGACGAGCGCCTGCAGGAACGGGTACGCCGCCTGGTACTCCTGGTCGGCCACGTACATCTCCAGGGCCGGGGTCAGCAGGTACGCCGGGCCGGAACCCTGTCGCCGCGGGTCGGCCGTCAGGACGAACCAGTGCCGGGTGAGGCCGCCCAGGATCGCCCCGAGGCTGTCGTAGGCGGCGTTCAGGGCCGGCCGGCTCCAGCGCGCCTTCATGCCCGCCACCACGTCCATGGAGAGCATGTTGGCCGCCAGGAAGCCCCGAGGATCGGCGGTCAGGTCGTCCTCCACCGTGCGCTGCACCATGACCTCGGACGGCCCCGGGACGGTCCGGAGGGGCGCGGCCTCGTGCGCGGCGTCCTCCGTCCGGCGCTGGACCGGGGCCGGGCCCGAGACGACGCGCGCCGCGTTCGCCTCGGCTTCACGCTCGAAACGGTCGGAGGGGTCCGAGATCCGCAGCCCCGAGCCGTTGTCCGTTCCCGCGACCGGGCCCCGGCTCTGCTGGATCACATGGGTCAGCTCGTGGGCCATGGTGCGCCGGTCGGCCCCGCCCTTGCCGATGACGATGTGGTTGCCGGCGGTGTAGGCGCGGGCCCCGACCTCGGCGGCCGACGCCTGGGCGGCGGCATCGTCGTGGACCCGGACGCCGGAGAAGTCCGCGCCCATCCTGGGCTCCAGATCGGCGCGGAGGGCCGGGTCCAGCGGACGGCCGGCCCCGCGCAGCACGTCGGACACGGCCGAGCGCTGCACCGCGGGCCGCTGCGCGCTCCCGTGGCCGCAGCCCGCACCGTGCCGGTGCTCCTCCTCCTGCGCCCCCGGGTGTCCCGCCTGCCGGAGCATCTGCATGACAGCCCGGTTGCCGAGGCTCGACTGGAGCGGGAGCAGACTGCCGGCGTGCGGCGCGGCGGATGGCTGACGCCGCCCGGAGTCCGCCGCCGCTTTCGTGCCGGACCGCTCGTCCGCGTTCTCCCGGCCGCCCACTCGCACAACAAACTCCTCGCTCACTGCGGCGGTCCCCGCTCGCAACCGGATCCGGACGCGCGTCAGTGTCGGACAGCACGGGTCAACTCCGAAGCCCCACCAGGGTAGCCTGCTGGAAAGCCCCTTCAGCAGGCGGTACTTGTCCCCTCGGGCAATGCCGTTCCGGAGCCGGACAGGGGAACCGGACCGGCGGTGGAACGGAAGCCGGCCGCGCTGCGGCGGAGGCCGCCCGGAACCCTCACCACCCGCACGCGCCTCGTCCGGAACGTTCAGGAGGACGACGCGCATCCGATGGCTTGACCGCGATGTGAGACTTACGGCATGGGCAGGGGACGTGAGTCGCGGTGGGAGAAGGATGCGATGACGGTGGAGATCGTTTTCGCCCTGGTGACCGCCGCCGTGGCGGCCGGGGTGGTCTTTGCCGTCGCCTGGGCTCTCGCCCTCCTCCTCGGACTCTCCGGCTCGGCGGAGAGAGGCGTGACGGCAGGGGGCGCGCTGCTCGGAGCGGCGGCCGGAGTGTGGCGTCCGGTGCGGGTGCTGCTCCGGTTCGACGAGCAGCGCCGGATGGGCCACTGATTACAGGTCTTCCCCGGGAACGCTTCCGTGGCACCGGTGCCCTTGCGGCCCCTCGGGCCGCGCTTGAGATCCGCCCACAGGGAAATCGGCCGGGGGCTACGTGTTCCACGGCACGGTCACGGCCGCAGTGATCCGACTCGGGCTCCGGCCCTGAGCGGGCTCACTCCTTCCGAGACGATGCCCGGTAGAACAGCAGCAGCACGACGAACGAAACAACGGGGTAGACGCCCGCGCTCCACGGTTGCGGCACGGTCTTCCAGGCGGCAACCACTGCCACTGCGAACAGAACCCAGCTCGCGCCCAGCCACGGACGCTTGGACAGCGTGCTGCCCACGAAGGCTGAACAGCTCCGGAAACCGTCCCCCGTCGATCCCATGGCCAGACCATGACCTCAGCGGGGAGCACCCTCCGAGGTCCGCCTGGCAGGATCTCCTGGGCTGTCCCGGGCCTACGGGTTCCAGGGGCTGCTGCGAGATCGCGGTCCGTCCGGAAAGCCGGGCCGGCCCGGACTCGGGGGTGCATGCCCCGGTTCGGGCAGGGAGTGAACGCAGCGCAGGCACGGTCTCGGTGATCATGTGAGTGCCGAAGGCCCATGAAAAATCGGCGAGTCCGTGCCTGCTTCTGCATCGTCTGAAGACCACCGCCTTCGCCCGCCTCGACCAAGGGCTGTCCCATAACCGATCTTTGTGAGCACGAGAGTGGCTGGCCGGGATCGCATCCCAGGTTCCCTTCGGGGAGGAACTGACCTCGGTCAACCCGTGCGGCCGCACGACACAACAGCGGAGGGCAGGGGCCTTCCCGCCGGCGACGTGCGCACCTATCACCGGGGAAGATGAGCACCGCCCCTGTTATCGTGCGCCGATGTCAACGATCAAGCAGTTCCAAGTGACCTTCGACTGCGCGGAGCCTGCACGCCTCGCCGCCTTCTGGTGCGAGGTACTGGGGTACGTCGTACCGACGGTCCCGGAGGGCTTTGCCACGTGGGAGGAATACCACCGCTCGCTGCCGCCCGAGGACGAGATCTACTTCGCGTGTACTGATCCCTCGGGTGTGGCCCCGCGCCTGCTCTTCCAGCGAGTTCCCGAAGGCAAGGTCGTCAAGAACCGGGTGCACCTCTGTGTGCGGGCCGGCGCCGGGCTCGTGGGTGACGAGCGCCTGGCCACACTTGAGGCCGAATGCGCGCGGTTGACGACGCTGGGTGCGAAACACGTGCTGACGCAGCGCGCCGATGGCGACAACGAGTCGTGCATCACGATGCAGGACATCGAGGGCAACGAGTTTTGCCTCGACTGATCCTCCCCAGAGCATGCGAGGCGGGGAGCCGTCTCCCGTGGCCTTCTCAGGTCCCGCATGCGGCGGAAGCCATCCCGTGAGAGCGAGGTCGTACAGGCGGGCGACGCCGTGCGTCGCGTGGTGTACGCCGTTGCCTCCCAGGCGGCGGTCGCGCAGGATCTTCCAGGTCTTCATGCGGGCGAAGGCGTGCTCGACGCGGGCGCGGACCCGTTTGCGGCTCTTGTCGTGGGCCTGTTTCCAGCACCGTCCTCGTACGCGACTCCAAGGACCACGACGGCCCCGTGCTCTCCCTGACCCCGCACGGCTGGTCCGCCTTCGTCGCCCATACCGCCGGGAACTGACGCACCGACAGTCGGCAGTCCGGTGCGCGGACGGCCGGCCCGGCAGGCGGACCGGGCCGCCTGCGCACCGCCGTGGGCCCCGTCAGGTGACGTCGAAGGAAACTCGGAATTGCGGGGAACTTAACCCGGAATTGCGGAGAAGATGATTCCACGCCGCCCCCGAAAGCCCTTTCCGAGACGCTTCGAAAACATTGGCGGACCGCGCATTCCGCGGTTAATCTGAGCTCGCTCCGCCTGAGGGCGCAGCGGCTGCCGAAGCACTCCTGGGGAGGGGTGTTCCATGCGGCCATCGGGGGGCGGGGATTCGGGGGTGTTTTCGTCGCCCGGGGCCACGCGGGGGGAAAGGCCCCGGTGCGCCGGTGTGCCTGGCTTTTCGCACCGCTTCTTCCCGGTGCGGACGGACGGAATTCACGTGCGCACCGGCCGTTTCCCCGCTCCCGGTTTCCCGGAATCCACTGGTCGAAAAGTGAGGAATACCTGTGCGTCGCACGACTTCCGTCCTGCTGTCCCTGAGCACCCTGCTCGCCGTCTCCGCTCTGGCCGCGCCCGGGGTCCAGGCCGCCACTCCGAAGGCCGACGGCCCGGTAGCCGTTCCCAGCGGCTGGGAGGCGGTGGACGGCACCGAACTGGCCCGGATCGCCGGGGAGTCCGAGGAGCCCGGAGCCGGGCGGGCCCCGTTCGCCGCCGACGGCGGTGTCTCCACGACGGCCGTCGAGCCGGAACTCCTGTCCGTGCGGTCGGCGCGCAACGGGAAGTTCGTCGCCACGGAGGCGAGCTACCCGGCTCCGGACACCGGGGTGCTGCGGGCCCGTTCCGCCCAGGTCGGCGGGGGCTGGGAGGGCTTCGCCTTCGAGTGGGACGAGGCGAGCCAGACGTACGCCCTGCGGTCGCTGGCGAACAACCTCTACGTGGCGGTGGAGAAGAACTACACCGGCAGCGCGCAGAACGCGCTGCGGGCGCGTTCCGCCACGGCGGGCGGCTGGGAGCGTTTCGCCCTGTACTACAACGAGGGGCTGGACCGCTGGGCGCTCCAGTCCACGCTGAACGGGAAGTTCGTCGCCATGGAGAACGGCTACACCGGTTCGCTCCAGTACGCGCTGCGCGCCCGGTCGGCCGAGATCACCGGTTCCTGGGAGGAGTTCTCCCTCCAGGGTTACGGCGCCTGAGGCGCCCGGTCCCTCGCGTGGCGCCGGCGCCCCGGGGCCTGAGCACCGCGCCCCGGGGGGCTTCGGCCCGCCCCGAGCGACGTACAACTGTGCGAATTGTCGGTGGGGGTCGCTATGATCACGCGTGGCAAGGCTGTAGCGCAGAGGTCGTCGCGCCCACGCATCAAGCTGGAGGACGCCGGTTCGAATCCGGCCGGTCTTGCCGCCTGTTCATGGAGGGATGGCGCCGGCGTCCTGGGCGGGATGCGGACGTCACCGTCCGTCCCTGCCGGATCCCGGCCAGGGACTGGGGAGTTGTGATGTCGCAGCCGATGCCGGTGCGCTGTCCCGTGATCGAGCACCCGGATGTGCCGCTCGCCGACACGGCCCTGCTGGAACCGCTGCTGGGGCGGCTCGCGGCAGAACCGGGTGTCGAGGCCGACGAGGTGTTCCCGGTGGGGACGCTGCGGGCGGACGGGCGGGTCGACCTGTGCAAGCAGGGGCTCGGGGCCGCCGGTGCGGCCCGGGTGGTGCCCGCGCTCGCCGCGTCACCGCACGCCGTACACGCGCTGCTGGGCACCAACTCCCTCGGGGACGAAGGGGCCCGCTCGGTCGCGGAGGCGTTGCGGGAGCCCGGTCACGGGCTGCGGACCGTCTATCTGGGGTGCAACCGCATCGGGGCCGGGGGCGCCGCGGCGCTCGCCGGTGCGCTCGGTGCGGACGACACCGTCCGGGCCCTGTGGCTGAAGCGCAATCCGCTGGGTGACGCGGGGGTCCGGGCGCTGGCGCCGATGCTGGCCCGCAACACGTCGCTGCGCACCCTGGACCTCGTCAACACCGGGGTCGGCGCCGGGGGCCTGCGGGTGCTGCTGGAGGCCCTGCGGGAGCGGGAGCGGCCCGTGGAGCGGCTCTTCCTCGGCGGCAACGGACTCGGCGCGGACTGCGCGCCGCTGCTGGCCGCGCTGGTCCGCGAGGCGGGTGTGCGGGAGCTGTACCTGCCGGCCAACCACCTGGGGGACGCCGGGGCCGCGGTGCTCGCCGGGGCGGCCGACCCGGCCCGCCCGGTGCGCTTCGGGCTCGGCGGCAACGGCATCGGACCGGCGGGGGCGGACGGGCTGGCCGGCGCGCTCGGCGGGATCGAGGCGCTGGACCTGGGCCGCCCGATGTCGCAGCGCACTCTCGGGGCGCGGGGGAACACCATCGGTGACGCCGGTGTGCGGGCGCTGGCCGGTGCGCTGGCCGGTTCGCCGCTGCGGCGGCTGGAGCTGGCCCACACCGGGCTGACGGGCCGGGGCGCGAAGGACCTGCTGGCGGCCGTCGGCGACCGTTCGCGGCTGGAGTACGTGGGGCTGGGCCCGGGTCTGCCGCGCCGGGTGAAGCGGTCCTTCGCCGCGCGGCTGCGCCCGGACTCCGGCGCGCACGCGGACCTGCGGGCGATCCGGAGCGTCTACCGGTGAACCCGCTCAGGGGGGACGGCAACCTGACGCCGGAGGAGCGGGCGAACCTGCTGCGGGTGCGGCGGTACGCGGTGCCCCGCTGGATGATCGAGCGGGCGACCGGGCGGCGGCTCGCCGGGGACTGGCGGGGGGCGCTGGCGGCGGCCCGTGTCCGGGTGGCCTTCGACCCGGCGGAGGTGGCCGGCGCCTACGGGGCCGCCGTGGCCGGGGCCCTGACGGCCGATCTCCACCACCTGGTGCCCGATCTGGTGCGCTGGCACCTGCCCCGGGTGATGGGCGGCCGCTCGACGATCGCCACCGGCCGCACGGTGGTCCTGGCGGGGTACGGCGACGGTCCGGGGGCCGGCCTGCCGCGCTCGCCCTACCTGTACGTGGTCACCCCGGCGATGCAGGACGGGCCGCAGCGCCTCGTGCTGTGCTTCGGGCCCGTCGCGGGGAGCACGCCCTCGGGCACGCTGCCGGCCTCGGCCGACGACTGGCGCCCGCTGCGCCATCTGTGGGACGCCCGGTGCACGGCCGGGCTGCGCGCGGCGGCGACCGGGGGCGCGGCGGGGCGGATCCCGTTCCTGGACGACGCGGGCGCCCCGTACTCCCACCGGGACCCCGGGGCTCCCACGGACGACGCCGCGGCCCGGTCCGAGCGGGTGACGCTGCTGTTCCAGGACACCGGGACGGCCGAGGCGTTCGCGGAGGCGGGGGTGGAGTGGGACCCGGAACCGCCGGTGACGAAGCGCAGATGGCAGAGCGTGGACCCCGGGTCGGTCATCCGTCACCTCGCACCGGACATCCCCAGGCTGGAGTGGAGCGTACGGCGCTGGACGGCGGTGACCGGCACGGACCGCTTCCGGATCGGGGCCCACTGGTCGGCCCACGTCCTGCTGGAACTGACGGACCACGCGAACGGCGGGCGGCTGCGGGTGCGCACCGTCGCGAAGGAGGCGGCGGAGGGCCTCCCCTGTCTGCCGGGTCCGGCCTGGCAGCCGCTGCCCGACCTGCGGCTGCTGCGGGCCGGTGCGCTGCCCGCGCGCTGGCTGCACCCGCTGGTCGCCGGGGCGCTCTTCCCGCGTCTGGAGGGGCCGTTCGGCGCGCCGGGTCCGACGCCGCCCGCCCCGGTACGGGTGCGGTGCCGCGGTGAGTGGCACGAGGTCGTCCTCCGGGACGGGGTGCTGCGTTCCCCGCACTCCGAGGAGGAGCGGCAGCGGGAGGCCGCCATGCGGGCGTTCGGCGGTGCGGTCGCCGGCTGCTTCGCGGCCGAGCACGCGCTGACCTCCGGCACGGGCCGCCCGCCGAAGGCCCTGCGGGCCCAGCGGCGGGAGCTGTTCCTGCGTGCCCAGCACGGGGACACCCCGGGGGTGCTGGAGATGCTGGACACCGGGATGGACGTCCGGGTGCGCGGTGGCGGGCGGCGCGGCCTCCTCCATCTGCTGCCTCTGCTCGACCACGAGGTGCTGCTGCCCCGGCTGCTGGCGGCCGGGCTGGACCTGGAGGCCCGGGACCACCGCCACCGCACCCCGCTGGCCGCCGCCGTGGGCGAGGGGGGTTCGCCCGCCCTGGTGCGGGCGCTCCTCGGCGCGGGGGCGCGGATCGACGTGGTGGACCAGTCGGACCATTCGCTGGACCAGTTGATCCGGGCCTACCGGCGGTCGGACCTGGGCTTCCTGCGTGAGCGGGTGGAGAGGGAGCATCCGGGCATCGGGGCCGACTGGTTCGAGGAGTGGCACGACGCCGATGACGACGAGGGGCACGGCACACAGTGAGCACCACCACCCGGTCCGCCTCCCCCGCTTCCCCGTCCGGGCCGCTGTCCGGTGCGGACGAGCTCAACCGGCGGTTGGGCGGCATCCGGACGGAGCCCGCCGAAAGCCCCCAGCTGGAGGCGCTGGCGCTCGCGGTGTCGGCCAATCAGCCGGTGCTGCTGTGGGGCGAGCCGGGCATCGGCAAGTCGGCCGGCCTGGGGCAGCTGGCGGCGGGGCTCGGGCTGGAGCTGGAGACGGTCATCGCCAGCGTCCACGAGCCCTCGGACTTCGCCGGGCTGCCCGTCGTGGGTGAGGACCCGGCGGCGACCGGGGTGCCGATGGCGCCGCCGGACTGGGCCGTCCGCCTGGCGCGGGCCGGGCAGGGGCTGCTCTTCTTCGACGAGCTGTCCTCGGCTCCGCCGGCCGTGCAGGCCGCCCTGCTGCGGGTGGTGCTGGAGCGGCAGGTCGGCAGTCTCCGGCTGCCTTCGAGCGTACGGATCGTGGCGGCGGCCAATCCGCCGTCCAGCGCGGCCGACGGCTGGCACCTCAGTCCGCCGCTCGCCAACCGCTTCGTCCATCTGCGGTGGACACACGACCCGCGTACGGTCGCGCGCGGCATGGCCGGTACCTGGCCCGAGCCGTCCGTACCGGTGGTGGACCCGGGCAGGGTGCCGGGGGCGGCGGCGCGTGCCCGCGGCGCGATATCCGGCTTCCTGACCGCGCGGCCCGGCCTGGTGCACCACCTCCCCGCCGACGCGGAGAACCGGGGCCGGGCCTGGCCCTCCCCCCGGACCTGGGACATGGCACTGCGGCTGCTGGCCACCGGTTACGCCACGAAGGCGGGCCGGGAAGCGGTCGCCGCCGCGCTGACGGGGGCCGTCGGGGACGGAGCAGGTCTCGAACTCCTGTCCTATCTGGAGCATCTGGACCTGCCGGACCCCGACCGGGTGCTGGCCGACCCGGACGCCTTCGCGCTGCCCGAACGCGGGGACCGCCAGCTGGCGTTCCTGATCGCGGTGGTCTCCGCCGTGCGGGACGGCCTGACCAGGGAGCGCTGGGAGGCGGGCTGGGCGGTGCTGGCCAAGGCGGTGGACGCGGGCGTACCGGACGTGGCGGCGCGGGCGGCGGTCGATCTGGCGGCGATGCGCAGTCCCAACTGGCCGGTTCCGGCCGGGATCGACGGGTTCCTGGACCTGCTGCGGCAGTCCGGTGCCCTGCCCTCGGGGGGCTGAGCCCGCGTGGCGGGTCTGGACACGACGAAGCTGCTCGCGGCCCGCTACCGGGCGGCCGCCGACCGCCCGTACCTCGCCTCGGCGCTGTACGCGCTGACGGTGGTGGAGAGCGAGCGGGTCCCGACGATGGGTGTGGACCGGTACTGGCGCTGCTACGTGTCGCCCGCGTTCGTGGACCGTACGCCGGTGGCGGAGCTGGCGGGGGTGTGGGTGCACGAGGTGGCGCACCTGCTGCGCGACCACCACGGGCGGGCCGGACGGCTGCCGGCCGCCGACCAGCGCGACCGGCTCCGGGTCAACGTGGCCCAGGACTGCGAGATCAACGACGACCTGCTCGCGGACGGGCTGGCGCTGCCCCCGGGGCGGGTGGAGCCCCGGCTGTTCGGGCTCGCGGACGGGCAGCTCTTCGAGGCGTATCTGCCGGGACTCCCGGCGTTCCCCGAGATCCATGACTGCGGGCCGGGCGCCCACGGGCAGCCGGTGGAGTGGGAGGCGGGCGGCAAGGGCGGCCCCACCCGGATCGGTCCGGCCGAGGCGGACGCGCTGCGCCGCCGGACCGCCGAGGAGATGCGCGCCCACACGCGTGCGCGGGGCACGCTGCCGGGGGGCTGGAAGCGGTGGGCGGACGAGGTGCTCGAACCCGCCGTCGACTGGCGGCAGATGCTCGCCGGCGCGGTGCGGGAGGCCGCCGCCTGGGCGGCGGGCGCCGTGGACTACACCTATCGCAGGCCGTCCCGGCGCGGTGCCGCGCTGCGGGGCGTCGTCCTGCCGGGTCTGCGCCGGCCGCTGCCCCGGGTGGCGGTGGTGATCGACACCTCGGGGTCGATGGGCGAGGAGGAACTGGGGTCCGCGCTGGCCGAGGTCACCGGGGTGCTGCGGGAGGTGGGCGTCCGGGGCAACCGGGTCACCGTGCTGGCCTGTGACGCCGATGTGCGGGCGGTGTCGCGGGTGGCGGCCACGGAGCAGATCACGCTGGACGGGGGCGGCGGGACGGACATGCGGGCGGGGATCACGGCGGCCCTGGCCGGCCCGGAGAGGCCGGGGGTGGTGATCGTCCTGACGGACGGGTGCACCCCGTGGCCTCAGGAGCCGGTCTCGTGCCGTGTGATCGCCGCCCTGATCGGCCCGTCGGCGCCCCCGCCGCCCGCGTGGGTGGAGACGGTACGCGTCCCGGCGTGAGCCGGCGGAGGAGGGCCGCGGGACACGGGCGGGGGTACGGGCGGAACGGACGCCCGGGGTGCGGGACGGCCCGCGGACCCGACCGCCCCGCACCCACGGCCCGTGGAGCTGACCACCCCGCACCCGCGGCCCGCGGGCAGGGCCGCGCCGCACCCCCCTTTGCCCGCGGGCAGGGCCGTCCGTGCCTCCGGGGCCGCTCCCGGGCGGGCCTACCCGCCGGTCAGGGCGGAGGGGATGTCCACGTAGTCCTTGAACTGGACCGAGACCGTGTGCCGGTCCGCGGACCAGTTCCGGACGGTCAGGGTCTCGCGCACGCCGTCCGCCCCGCGCGGGGTCTGGGTGACGGCTACGGAGCCGTCGGCCTGTGCGGTGGCCGGGAGGGAGAGGTCGGTGGCCGTCAGGAACGGGACCCGGTCGAAGGGCGGGAGCGCGGCGTCCAGGTGGCTCTGCCCGTCGCAGTCCTTGTCGAACGCGAACAGGCCGAGGATCTGCCGGAGCCGTGGTGAGACGGCCGGGTTGAGCACGTCCGTCCCCCCGATGCTCAGCCGGTCGTCGTCCGCCGTGCCCGACCACCACTCCTTCGCCCGGACGACGGTGAGCGCCGTACGGCCGGGGCAGGCGTCGATCCGGTCCGCGACACCGCCGGGCGGGGAGACCAGCAGCCGGACGAAGTGGTCGCTGCGTTCGAACGGTTCGGTGTAGAAGTGGTTGGTCCGCTCCCCCGGGCGGACGAAGGCCAGTTCGTAGTGTCCGCGCCCGTCGACGCCCAGCGGCCCGAAGGCACCGTCCGCGCCGGTCCGTACGACGCGCAGCGGCAGGAGCCCCCGGCGTGCTCCGGTGGCCGGGTCCAGCCGCCAGAGTTCGAGGCGGCCCGCGAGGCCGGTGTTCTGCGGGAAGTGCGCGACCCGGCCGGAGATCCGGACCCGGTCCGGCGGTTCGGGCAGGACCCGGGTCGTCAGGGGCGGCCTGCCGCGGAGGAACGCGTAGACGTGCGCGAAGCTCTCGGCCGAGGTCGCGCTCTGGGTGTGCGCGGCGTCCGGCTCGTACACGTTGACCGCTCCGCCGATCGATCCCTCCGGCTGGAGGCTCGACCAGATGGCGAGGGTGGGTACCCCGCCCGGTGGCGCGTCGGCGCTGCGGCCGTCCAGGTTCACGTATCCGGCGACCTCCGCCGCCCGTGCGGGGTCGGCGAGGTAGGCGTGCGCCACGCGGGTGCCGCGTGAGTGCGCCAGGAGGTCCACCCGGTCGGCACCGGTACGGGCCCGTACGGAGTCGACCAGGTGCTCCAGGGACTCGACGGCGTGGTCGTCGGTGGCGGCGGAGGTGTCCCACTCGTGGACGTACAGCTGGTCGTCCCGGTAGCCGTTGCTGGAGAACCGCTTCGCCTGCGACTCCCACTGCTGTGCCGAACCGTGCTGGCCGTGCACGAAGATCACCGGGTTGACCGCGGACCGTACGGCGGGAACCGGCCCGGTGACGGCGGCGGGTCTTCCGGGTGCGGCGGCTCCGGTCGCGGCGGCGGTGGGGGCGGCCGGCGCCGCGAGGGCTCCGGCGAGCGCCAGGAGCACCGCGAGCAGGGCGATCCGGCCGGGGTGGCGATGGATGGTCGGGGGTGCGGGCATGTTCTCCTCCGGGTCGCGTCGTGGGGCGCGTGTCGGAGTCGGAAACTACGGCCGGGGCCCGCCCGTCCACCAGGCGTCGGCGTGAGGCTGAGACGGCGGTCTCAGCCGGTGCGCGGTGGCGCTCAGCGGGTTTGCCGGAGCACCGCGCGGGCAGCGCGTTCGGCGAGTCCGAGGCCGAGCCGGCGGCTGCTGAGGAGTTCGGCGTAGAGCGCGGACTCGACGATCCGCACGTAGAGGTAGGCCAGTTCGTCGGCGCCGGCCGCCGTCCAGAGCGGTGTGCCGTCCCCCGCCTCCAGCAGGATGTTCCGCTGGGCGAGGACGGCCCGCCGGTGTACGCGGCCGCCGGTCAGCAGGCGCCGCGCGGTGTCGGGTTCGGCGCGCAGGAAGGACCGGAAGGGGGCGGAGCCCCGCAGGGCGGTGACGAAGTCGCGGGTGATCTCCAGGACCCCGTCGACACCGGTGCGGGTGCGTCTTCCGCGGGCGCGGGCCAGCAGCCGGTCCGCCAGCGCCCACAGCACGTCGGCCAGGAGCCGGTCCCGGCTGCCGACCACGCGGTAGAGGGTCGCCCGGCTGATCGCGAGGTCCCGGGCGACCGCGTCCATGTCGAGGGTGCCGTGCCGCACGAAGTACCGGCAGGCGCTGTGCACGACGTGGGCCCGGCTCACCACGCGCCGGGAAGGTGCCGTACGCGGCATGGCAGGCTCGCCTTCTGTGACGGCTCGCCCCGGCGGCCCCGGGCGAGGGCCGGTGTACCTTACCGTGCGCCCGCCGGCCGGTACGGGCGTTTCCCGGGCCCGCGCCCGCCGGACCCGGCTCCGCGCCGCCCCGCTCAGCCCGGCAGCACCACCGTGCGCTGGGCCGAGAAGTCGCCCCAGGTGCCGTCCGGCAGCTTGGGCCGGAGCTTCAGTGAATAGCGGGTGCCGGGCGGGTCGGTGAGGGTCAGCCGGTAGGTGGCGCGGCCGGCCGGCGGGGTGCCGCCCCAGACGATGGTGGTGGTCAGCTCGCCGTCCAGGTACAGCTGGTAGGCGGGGATGGTTCCGCCGGTGTCCGGCTGGTCCCAGGACAGGTCCACGACGTACTCCCCGCCCTCGGCCGCCGTCTTCGTCCGGAGCCCGGTGGGGGCGGTGCTCGCGGGGGCGCCCGGGGCGGACGGGGTGGTGAGGTCGAGGGGTTCGCTGTCGGGCGAGGAGCGGTCGGAGGCGTCGCGGGCGCGGACGGTGAAGGTGTAGACGGTGCCGGGCCGCAGTCCGGTGAGCTCGGCCTTGGTCGCGGTGGCCGC
This DNA window, taken from Streptomyces nitrosporeus, encodes the following:
- a CDS encoding fascin domain-containing protein; the protein is MRRTTSVLLSLSTLLAVSALAAPGVQAATPKADGPVAVPSGWEAVDGTELARIAGESEEPGAGRAPFAADGGVSTTAVEPELLSVRSARNGKFVATEASYPAPDTGVLRARSAQVGGGWEGFAFEWDEASQTYALRSLANNLYVAVEKNYTGSAQNALRARSATAGGWERFALYYNEGLDRWALQSTLNGKFVAMENGYTGSLQYALRARSAEITGSWEEFSLQGYGA
- a CDS encoding DUF6332 family protein → MGRGRESRWEKDAMTVEIVFALVTAAVAAGVVFAVAWALALLLGLSGSAERGVTAGGALLGAAAGVWRPVRVLLRFDEQRRMGH
- a CDS encoding VOC family protein, with protein sequence MSTIKQFQVTFDCAEPARLAAFWCEVLGYVVPTVPEGFATWEEYHRSLPPEDEIYFACTDPSGVAPRLLFQRVPEGKVVKNRVHLCVRAGAGLVGDERLATLEAECARLTTLGAKHVLTQRADGDNESCITMQDIEGNEFCLD
- a CDS encoding gala protein → MSQPMPVRCPVIEHPDVPLADTALLEPLLGRLAAEPGVEADEVFPVGTLRADGRVDLCKQGLGAAGAARVVPALAASPHAVHALLGTNSLGDEGARSVAEALREPGHGLRTVYLGCNRIGAGGAAALAGALGADDTVRALWLKRNPLGDAGVRALAPMLARNTSLRTLDLVNTGVGAGGLRVLLEALRERERPVERLFLGGNGLGADCAPLLAALVREAGVRELYLPANHLGDAGAAVLAGAADPARPVRFGLGGNGIGPAGADGLAGALGGIEALDLGRPMSQRTLGARGNTIGDAGVRALAGALAGSPLRRLELAHTGLTGRGAKDLLAAVGDRSRLEYVGLGPGLPRRVKRSFAARLRPDSGAHADLRAIRSVYR
- a CDS encoding DUF4157 domain-containing protein — protein: MRVGGRENADERSGTKAAADSGRRQPSAAPHAGSLLPLQSSLGNRAVMQMLRQAGHPGAQEEEHRHGAGCGHGSAQRPAVQRSAVSDVLRGAGRPLDPALRADLEPRMGADFSGVRVHDDAAAQASAAEVGARAYTAGNHIVIGKGGADRRTMAHELTHVIQQSRGPVAGTDNGSGLRISDPSDRFEREAEANAARVVSGPAPVQRRTEDAAHEAAPLRTVPGPSEVMVQRTVEDDLTADPRGFLAANMLSMDVVAGMKARWSRPALNAAYDSLGAILGGLTRHWFVLTADPRRQGSGPAYLLTPALEMYVADQEYQAAYPFLQALVGHPDLPPVQPGSSYLHSSYVPYLTGGASNPETQVGHTEIPREPGNAPGAGLVFTATMNGCAFAVTGSSQGPGMFRAWHYQSPGSRMADALEFQHAQGTMDWFGDEEYMGPGADRTLPEVTNMLSFGPNGWEILGQEVLASATDMSDARIGRTSGRPLDLEPADGDRRFGQAGAVYKGLAHKHLGIVTGAGEAVKKRKAPKDVQNAVTEAQGKVAAGAGGILIAGDAAQLYELTNSAVRLSGVTRVALQTVLSKHGNSKEEWIGKLEYFVETFGNYHRWLTDLRTAADRLRQPSA